Within the Staphylococcus argenteus genome, the region GTGCTGCTGAGCATAGATCAGCACATAGAATTACTAATTATATTCAAGATTTAGCTTCTCATTTCCACAAATTCTATAATGCTGAAAAAGTGTTAACAGATGATATTGAAAAAACAAAAGCACATGTTGCTATGATTGAAGCGGTCAGAATTACATTGAAAAATGCATTGGCAATGGTCGGTGTAAGCGCACCTGAATCAATGTAAGAACATTTATATACACTCCAACGTAGAGTTTCTCGAAAGATACTTTGTGTTGGAGTGTTTTTTATTAGGTATGTGACATGTTGGGGAATGCTTAATTTATGAATAAGGTGAAGAGGAGTACAGTTGGCTTGCTTGCGCAGCAGCTGCATAAGAGCCCCTAATCGCTAAAGCTCAAGGGTGTTAAAGAATACAGTTGGCTTGCTTGCGCAGCAACTGCATAAGAGCCCCTAATCGCTAAAGCTCAAGGGTATTAAAGGAATACATTTGGCTTGCTTGCGCAGCAACAGCATAAGAGCCCCTAATCGCTAAAGCTCAAGGGGCTCTAAAAGGGAGGATTTAAATGTTAGGAACTGATGATTTATATAAAATTTTATATGCACATCTTGGACCGCAAAATTGGTGGCCTGCAGAGAATGACATTGAAATGATGTTAGGTGCAATTTTAGTTCAAAATACAAGGTGGCGAAATGCAGAAATTGCATTGAATCAGATTAAAGAACACACGCATTTTAATCCAAAACATATATTAGAATTACCTATTGAAACGTTACAATCATTGATACGTTCAAGTGGCTTTTATAAAAATAAATCATTGACGATTAAATCATTATTAACATGGTTAGGACGACATCATTTCAATTACCAAGAGATTAATGAGCGATATAAAGATAAATTAAGAAATGAATTATTATCTTTGAAAGGTATTGGAAGTGAAACAGCAGATGTCTTACTTGTTTACATATTCGGACGTATTGAATTCATCCCTGATAGTTATACTAGAAAAATATATGCTAAGTTAGGATACGAAAATACGAAGAGCTATGAACAATTAAAAAAAGTAATAACCTT harbors:
- a CDS encoding endonuclease III domain-containing protein, producing the protein MLGTDDLYKILYAHLGPQNWWPAENDIEMMLGAILVQNTRWRNAEIALNQIKEHTHFNPKHILELPIETLQSLIRSSGFYKNKSLTIKSLLTWLGRHHFNYQEINERYKDKLRNELLSLKGIGSETADVLLVYIFGRIEFIPDSYTRKIYAKLGYENTKSYEQLKKVITLPNYFTNQDANEFHALLDVFGKYYFRDKDTTNYDFLEPYFKN